ACAATCTGCCCTTGAATGCACAGGCAGTCGGGGCCAGATCGATACAAGTTCAAACTCAGTTACCGTTGGAGTCGCCCAGTCTTGACCAAACTTCAGAACCTTGACCGAACTGCCCTTCGTCGTGCGTACCGGGAGGATGAACAATCCTGTGTCAAAGCGCGAGTGAAGCAGGCCGAGCCAGCGTCTGTGGTTCACGATCAAGCTGCTGATCTGGCTGGAAAACTCATTGTCGGTGCGCGCAAGGAAAAGGCGAGCGGGATCGACGCTTTCCTGCACCAGTATGGCCTGGATACCGAGGAAGGCATCGCACTGATGTGCCTGGCAGAGGCGTTGTTACGCGTCCCCGATGCGGAAACCGCTGACCTGTTGATCAGGGACAAGTTGGGCGACATCGACTGGAGCGAACATCTGGGCGAGAGTTCGTCCACGTTCGTCAACGCAGCGACATTTTCTCTGATGCTGACAGGTGAGATGCTTGATCCGCCGGAAGCCAAGCAACGCGGGATGGGCGCAACCTTGAAGCGCACCATGAACCGTCTGGGCGAACCGGTGGTGCGCAAGGCTACGCTGCAAGCGATGCGGATCCTTGGCCGACAGTTCGTCTACGGGCGCACAATCGACGAAGCCATGGATCGGGCAAAGCCCGAGCAGAAAAAGGGGCTTTCACACAGCTTCGATATGCTCGGCGAAGCGGCGATGACTTATGCTGACGCCGGGCGCTATGCGCAGGCGTATCACCTGGCGCTGGACCGGGTTGCCGCGGAGGCAACCGGACGGATCGAGGATTCTCCGGGAATTTCTGTCAAACTGTCCGCGCTGCATCCCAAATACACCTTTCTGCATGCGGATATCGCGCGCATCGGACTGGTGCCGATTGTTCGCGATCTGGCGATCAAAGCGCGCGATGCGAACATTCATTTCACCATCGATGCAGAGGAGGCTGAGCGGCTCGAGCTTTCGATGGATATCATTGAAGAATTGGCTGCGGATGACGCGCTTTTCACTCGGCCGGACGGGACAGTTTGGGAAGGTTTCGGCCTGGCGATTCAGGCGTACCAGAAACGCGGCGTGCCATTGTGTGACTGGGTAGGCAAGCTTGCTCGCCGCTATAACCGGCGCTTCTATGTTCGGCTGGTGAAGGGCGCGTATTGGGATACCGAGATCAAGCTGAGTCAGGTTGGTGGCTACGAAGATTTCCCGGTATTTACCCGCAAAGTGGCGACGGATGTCTCCTATCTTGCCTGCGCGGTGCGCCTGTTTGAGCATAGCGACGTTATCCTGCCAGCATTTGCAACGCACAACGCCTTGACCATCGGTTCGATCAAGGCATTGTCAGGCGGGAAGTCTTTCGAGTTTCAGCGGCTCCACGGCATGGGCGAGGAGGTCTATGAAGCTCTGGCCAGGCTTGAAGGCAATAATCGCACCAATGTGCGAATTTATGCCCCGGTTGGCGGGCACAAAGAGCTATTGGCGTATCTGGTGCGCCGCTTGCTCGAGAACGGCGCCAACACCAGCTTCGTCAATCGCATGGCTGATGCGGAAATCCCTGTTGAAGAGATGACAAGCGATCCGGTGGCCGAGCTCGCGGCAACCGAGCCTAAACGCAATCCGGCAATTCCCATTCCCGCGGACATATTCGGCAATCGGACAAACAGCGCCGGAGTGGATCTGGCAGATCCGCTGGTGCTTGCACCATTACAAGCGCAGCTGGCCCAAATTGCAGACAAACGCTGGTATGCCGGGCCAACATTTCCGGCCAAGGAAGCTGGTGAGGAAGCTCCGATCAATGCACCGCAAGACCTTACTCATGAAGTAGGTACCCGGCGGGATTCCACAGAGGAGGAAGTGCAAGACGCGATCACTCGCGCGCTCGCCATCCAGCCGGGCTGGGATGCTTTGGGCGGGCAAAAGCGTGCGGTAATCCTGGAAGCCGCCGCGGAACTGTTCGAAGCTCATACGGTTGAGTTTCTCTCTCTTTGCCAGCGCGAAGCGGGCAAGACGCTGGTCGATGCGGTGCTGGAACTGCGCGAAGCGGTCGATTTCCTTCGCTATTACGCCGTTGAAGCGCGACGCCAGTTTTCCGGCCCGATCACATTGCCCGGTCCTACCGGTGAAGAGAACCTGCTGCGCATGCATGGACGCGGTGTCTTCGCAACAATCAGCCCATGGAACTTCCCGCTGGCAATCTTTATCGGCCCAGCAGCAGCTGCGCTCGCCGCCGGCAATACGGTCGTCGCCAAACCAGCCGAACAAACCCCGCTGATCGCCGCGCTTGCGGTTAAGCTGTGTCATGAAGCCGGGATGCCCGAAGAAGCGTTCCAATTGCTGCCAGGCGCGGGCGACGTGGGTCAGATGATCACCAGCGATCCGCGCATTGCCGGCGTTGCTTTCACAGGCTCGACCGAAACAGCGCAGGCAATCAATCGCACGCTCGCTGCGCGCGAAGGGCCAATCGCGACATTCATCGCTGAAACCGGCGGGCAGAACGCGATGATCGTCGATAGCTCTGCCCTGCCCGAGCAGGTGGTCCGTGATGTCCTCGCCAGCGCGTTTCAGAGTGCCGGCCAACGCTGTTCCGCGCAACGCATGCTCTACATCCAGGAGGACGTCTATGACGAGATGCTGGCGATGATACGCGGTGCGTTTGATGCGTTGAATGTCGGCGATCCGGCGCTGATGCACACCGATGTCGGCCCGGTGATTGATCCTGATGCCAAAGCTGCGCTGGAACGTCACGTGGCCCGGCGCAAGAAGAGTGGTGCGGCTGTGTGGCGCCACAAATTACCTCGGGGGACGAGCAAGGGTTGCTTTGTTGCCCCGGCCATCATCGAGATTGACTCGATCCTTGATCTGAAACGTGAGAACTTCGGGCCTATCCTGCATGTCGCAAAGTTCGCTTCTGAAGATCTTGGCAAGGTGATCTCAGACATCAATGCGACCGGATACGGCCTGACGCTGGGCCTGCACAGCCGTATCGCAGCAACAAAGCGCTTTATCGAACAGCGCGCACGAGTCGGCAATTTCTACGTCAACCGCAACCAGATCGGCGCGGTAGTCGAAAGTCAGCCGTTCGGCGGCGAGGGCCTGTCAGGCACTGGCCCCAAGGCTGGCGGACCGCATTACGTTGCCCGCTTTGCTACAGAGCGTGTGACCTGCGTTGATACGACCGCTGCTGGCGGTAATGCGAGCCTGCTGGCAGGGTAGAACGGGTTGCAGCGCCGCAGAGCCGCGCTAGAACAGCGCACCATGGGGCGTATCCTCTCAATCCTGCTTGCTGTTTGCACACTCGGCTGGGCAACCCCTGCGCTGGCCGATGTCCAGCTCAGCTTTCACAGCTTCAACGGCTCGGTGTTGTTCGGGCGTTACCCACATGCGTTCATCGTTCTGGAAGGCGAGCTTGAGGAAACCGGCCAAGCCATCAATGAAAACTACGGCTTCACTGCGAAGACGGTCAGCACCCGTATCCTGAATGGCCCGGTTGAACATGATATCATGATCGAAGAGTCCAAATACATCCGTAAGACGAATCGCCACTTCACAGTGACAATCAGCGACGACCAATATCGCGAAGTAATTGCATTGATGCGGGCATGGCGTGATGCGCCAGGCGAATACTATGATCTCGACACGCGCAATTGCATCCATTTTGTCGGCGAGATCGCCAAGATTGCAGGGATCAGAATTGAGTATCCGGACAATATGCTGCGCCGCCCCAAGAAGTGGTTGAATTACATCACCAGCCTCAACCCGCAGCTGGGGGCCAATTTGATCGACTGACATGTTTAGTTCGGGGGATTAAGTCCTGCGCTTATCTTGCCCTGCACGCCGGCCTGCGGAATCACTAACTCATGGCGATTCTTTCCGACAAGTGGATTCGAGAAAAGGCTAAGAACGAAGGGATGATAGAGCCTTTCGTCGAGGCGCAGCGGCGCGATGGCGTCATTTCCTATGGCGTCAGCTCGTTTGGCTATGACGCGCGGGTCGCGGACGAATTCAAGATTTTCACCAATGTCGATTCGGCAGTAGTGGACCCGAAGAATTTTGACGGAAAATCACTGGTCGACCGGCAGACCGATGTTTGCATCATCCCGCCTAACTCGTTCGCTCTTGCACGCACCGTCGAATACTTCCGCATCCCGGACGATGTGCTGGTAATCTGTCTCGGCAAGAGCACCTATGCGCGCTGCGGGATCATCGTGAATGTCACCCCGCTGGAGCCGGGCTGGGAAGGCCATGTGACGCTGGAGTTCTCCAACACCACGCCGTTGCCTGCGAAAATCTATGCCAATGAAGGGGCGTGCCAGTTCCTGTTCCTGCAAGGTAATGAGCGGCCCGAGGTCACTTATGCCGATCGCGCGGGCAAATATATGGGCCAGCGCGGGGTCACGCTGCCTCGGCTGTGATGAGTTGCGCGCCGCTCTTTGACCAATGGCGCAGCCGCTCTCCGCATTACGATGAAACACATGAGGCGGTGTGCGACAGTGTGCGCACCTTCGTATCGCGCGAGATCATGCCGCATGTCGACACGTGGGAGCGTGACGGCGAATTGCCACGCGAGCTTCACCGGAAAGCCGCGGAAGCAGGCGTACTGGGCCTTGGGTACCCTGAGGAGTACGGCGGCAGCGGCACGCTTGAGCAGCGTGGCTTCGATATCTTTCACTCGCTTGTCCAATCTGAAGAGCTGTGTCGCCCGGGAGCAGGAGGAATACCTGCATCCTTGATGATTCACGGAATTGGTCTGCCCCCGGTGCTCGCAGCAGGCAGTGAAGATCTGAAACAACGGATCGCACCGCAAGTCCTCTCAGGCGAAAAGATCATCTGCCTCGGCATTACCGAGCCGGGTGGCGGGTCGGACGTAGCCAACCTGAAAACGCGGGCAGAACGGCGCGGCGATCATTACATCGTCAACGGAGCGAAAACACTGATCACATCGGGCATGCGCGCAGACTTTGTCAGTCTGGCCGTGCGCACCGGGGATGCGGGCATGGGCGGCGTGTCGCTGCTGCTGGTCGAGCTGGACCGCGAGGGCGTTTCGCGCACGCCGCTGGAGAAAATGGGCTGGCATTCCTCGGACACCGCGACGATTCACTTTGACGATGTAGAGGTGCCGGCTGAAAATCTGATCGGGCCGGAAAACGCAGGGTTTGGCGCGATCATGCGCAATTTCAACGGTGAGCGACTGGGCATGGCGCAGCAGGCGGCTGCTTACTCACGGCTGTGTTACGAGGATGCGCTGGATTGGGCTCGCGAGCGAGAGACATTTGGTCGCCCCCTAATCACGCGGCAGTCGATCCGTCACAAGCTGGCGCGCATGCTGCAAATGATTGGCGCGACACAGGCCATGATCGATCACGCGGCCTGGACGGTAAAGAACGGGTGTCCTTTCCCCGGTGACTTCGCACTGCTGAAAGTCCAAGCGACGCAAACCATGGAATACTGTGCGCGCGAGGCGTGCCAGATCATGGGCGGGGCCAGTTTCGTACGCGGCGGACGGGTCGAGCGTATCTATCGCGAGGTTCGCGTGATGGCGATTGGCGGCGGCTCCGAAGAGATCATGTACGATCTCGCCAGCCGTCAGTTCGGTTTCTGACTCCGGAACCGCCTGTTCCGTAGGGGCTTTGACTCTTTGAAGCGTGAAGCGCATGCAGCCACGCAAAGGAGAGCAGACATGGCCAACCCAGAATTTGACATCATCGTCTATGGCGCCACCGGATACACAGGCCGGTTGGTCGCTGAGTATCTTGACCAGCATTATGGCGGCCGGGGTGACGCCCCCAAATGGGCCATGGCAGGCCGCAGTCTGGACAAGCTGGAGTCCGTGCGTGACGAAATTGGTGCACCTGACACTACGCCGCTGGTGGTCGCTGACGCGAATGATCCAGCCAGTCTGGAGGCGATGTGCAACCGGACAAAGGTCGTTCTGACCACTGTCGGCCCGTACCAGCTGTATGGCGATGCGCTCGTTGAAGCTTGTGTCAAAACCGGCACGGACTATGCAGATTTGTGCGGCGAACCGGCATGGATGCGCGAACAGATCGACAAGCATGAGGCCGCAGCGAAGGAAAGCGGCGCGCGCATCTGTTTCTCAAGCGGTTTCGATTCGATTCCCTTCGATCTGGGTGTCCTGATGACTCAAAAGGAAGTCATCAAGCGCACCGGCAAACCATCACCGCGGATCCGCGGACGCGTGCGCGCCATGCAAGGCACATTTTCGGGCGGCACCGCAGCCAGCTTGACTGAGACGATGAAGGCGGTTGCGCGCAAGCCCGCTCTGCTCGCCGTTCTGCGTTCGTCGTTCGGCCTCACGCCAGGTTTTGAGGGGGCCGATCAGCCCTCCGGCATGATTCCGCGTCACGAGAAGGACTTGGACAAATGGGCGGCGCCTTTCGTGATGGCACCGATCAACACGAAAAATGTCCACCGAACCAATTTTCTCAGCGGTTTTCCCTATGGTGAGGACTTCCGCTATGATGAGATGATGCTCACCAGCCCGGGGGATGCGGGCAAGAAAATGGCGGAAGCGGCCGCTGAGATGATGAAGAACCCCTTCGGCGCGAAACCGCCAGAGCCCGGTGAAGGTCCGAGCAAGGAAGAGCGCGAGAACGGTTTTTATGACATTCTGTTCGTGGCCGACATGCCTGACGGTGCGTATCTGCATTACGGGGTCAAAGGCAAATATGATCCCGGTTATGGCTCCACCAGCCGGATGCTGAGCGAAACCGGCATCGCGCTCCTCTCTTGCGACAAACCGGGCGGGATTGGCACGCCGGGTTATTTTCTGGGTGAAGCGCTGGTCGACCGACTGCAAGAACATGCCGACCTGACCTTCGCTGTCGAGGGCTGAACAAGAAAGGGGAGCGGTGAACCACCACTCCCCTGATATTGATTTCCGGCTACAACGTTAGAAACTTAAGCGTACGCTGGCCTTGAAGTTGCGCCCGGCAAGCGGCACGAAATCTTTCGTAAAGCTCGCATGGCGGCGTCCGACAGTGTCGAAAACATTGTCTGCGTTAAGAACAACAGTCACATTTTCGCGGCTTGGCAGTGGGCGCCATGAGAGCGAGAAATTGACCAGGGAAAAGCTGTCCGTCGCCGTCTCAAACGCGTCGACATCGTCTTGTTTGCCGAACCATTGCACTTCGCCGCGCACATCGAATGCATCAGTCTGATATTCCAGCGCGCCCAGCAGTTCGACTGGCGGAATGCGCGGAACAGCTGTTCCATTGCTTAACTCAGCATCTA
The Altererythrobacter ishigakiensis genome window above contains:
- the dcd gene encoding dCTP deaminase, encoding MAILSDKWIREKAKNEGMIEPFVEAQRRDGVISYGVSSFGYDARVADEFKIFTNVDSAVVDPKNFDGKSLVDRQTDVCIIPPNSFALARTVEYFRIPDDVLVICLGKSTYARCGIIVNVTPLEPGWEGHVTLEFSNTTPLPAKIYANEGACQFLFLQGNERPEVTYADRAGKYMGQRGVTLPRL
- a CDS encoding acyl-CoA dehydrogenase family protein — translated: MSCAPLFDQWRSRSPHYDETHEAVCDSVRTFVSREIMPHVDTWERDGELPRELHRKAAEAGVLGLGYPEEYGGSGTLEQRGFDIFHSLVQSEELCRPGAGGIPASLMIHGIGLPPVLAAGSEDLKQRIAPQVLSGEKIICLGITEPGGGSDVANLKTRAERRGDHYIVNGAKTLITSGMRADFVSLAVRTGDAGMGGVSLLLVELDREGVSRTPLEKMGWHSSDTATIHFDDVEVPAENLIGPENAGFGAIMRNFNGERLGMAQQAAAYSRLCYEDALDWARERETFGRPLITRQSIRHKLARMLQMIGATQAMIDHAAWTVKNGCPFPGDFALLKVQATQTMEYCAREACQIMGGASFVRGGRVERIYREVRVMAIGGGSEEIMYDLASRQFGF
- the putA gene encoding bifunctional proline dehydrogenase/L-glutamate gamma-semialdehyde dehydrogenase PutA; this encodes MTKLQNLDRTALRRAYREDEQSCVKARVKQAEPASVVHDQAADLAGKLIVGARKEKASGIDAFLHQYGLDTEEGIALMCLAEALLRVPDAETADLLIRDKLGDIDWSEHLGESSSTFVNAATFSLMLTGEMLDPPEAKQRGMGATLKRTMNRLGEPVVRKATLQAMRILGRQFVYGRTIDEAMDRAKPEQKKGLSHSFDMLGEAAMTYADAGRYAQAYHLALDRVAAEATGRIEDSPGISVKLSALHPKYTFLHADIARIGLVPIVRDLAIKARDANIHFTIDAEEAERLELSMDIIEELAADDALFTRPDGTVWEGFGLAIQAYQKRGVPLCDWVGKLARRYNRRFYVRLVKGAYWDTEIKLSQVGGYEDFPVFTRKVATDVSYLACAVRLFEHSDVILPAFATHNALTIGSIKALSGGKSFEFQRLHGMGEEVYEALARLEGNNRTNVRIYAPVGGHKELLAYLVRRLLENGANTSFVNRMADAEIPVEEMTSDPVAELAATEPKRNPAIPIPADIFGNRTNSAGVDLADPLVLAPLQAQLAQIADKRWYAGPTFPAKEAGEEAPINAPQDLTHEVGTRRDSTEEEVQDAITRALAIQPGWDALGGQKRAVILEAAAELFEAHTVEFLSLCQREAGKTLVDAVLELREAVDFLRYYAVEARRQFSGPITLPGPTGEENLLRMHGRGVFATISPWNFPLAIFIGPAAAALAAGNTVVAKPAEQTPLIAALAVKLCHEAGMPEEAFQLLPGAGDVGQMITSDPRIAGVAFTGSTETAQAINRTLAAREGPIATFIAETGGQNAMIVDSSALPEQVVRDVLASAFQSAGQRCSAQRMLYIQEDVYDEMLAMIRGAFDALNVGDPALMHTDVGPVIDPDAKAALERHVARRKKSGAAVWRHKLPRGTSKGCFVAPAIIEIDSILDLKRENFGPILHVAKFASEDLGKVISDINATGYGLTLGLHSRIAATKRFIEQRARVGNFYVNRNQIGAVVESQPFGGEGLSGTGPKAGGPHYVARFATERVTCVDTTAAGGNASLLAG
- a CDS encoding saccharopine dehydrogenase family protein — its product is MANPEFDIIVYGATGYTGRLVAEYLDQHYGGRGDAPKWAMAGRSLDKLESVRDEIGAPDTTPLVVADANDPASLEAMCNRTKVVLTTVGPYQLYGDALVEACVKTGTDYADLCGEPAWMREQIDKHEAAAKESGARICFSSGFDSIPFDLGVLMTQKEVIKRTGKPSPRIRGRVRAMQGTFSGGTAASLTETMKAVARKPALLAVLRSSFGLTPGFEGADQPSGMIPRHEKDLDKWAAPFVMAPINTKNVHRTNFLSGFPYGEDFRYDEMMLTSPGDAGKKMAEAAAEMMKNPFGAKPPEPGEGPSKEERENGFYDILFVADMPDGAYLHYGVKGKYDPGYGSTSRMLSETGIALLSCDKPGGIGTPGYFLGEALVDRLQEHADLTFAVEG